Proteins encoded within one genomic window of Gammaproteobacteria bacterium:
- a CDS encoding ABC transporter ATP-binding protein, with amino-acid sequence MTAETASSQSEAIRQGDPLIEARQLGRDYAGTPAVSQLDFRLDAGEIMGFLGPNGAGKSTTMRMLAGVLAPSHGKVSIAGIDLLEEPLRAKRMLGYLPEIPPLYPELTVASYLRFAAELRDVARHDLDTAVDDALDRCGLGDMRSRIIGNLSKGYQQRVGIAQAIVHDPAVVILDEPTVGLDPLQINGIRELITALGRQHTVILSTHILQEVKAVCSRVLLLHRGRVQLDRSMDELGSEGGQRIRLKARQLPDDDAIRQHLGNDIERLDATTLLVGGSDPEALAEKVVAAGWGLLEVQQQTADLESLFQRLVDTEREDDA; translated from the coding sequence ATGACGGCCGAGACCGCCAGCAGCCAGAGTGAAGCGATCCGCCAGGGCGACCCGTTGATCGAAGCCCGTCAGCTGGGGCGCGATTATGCCGGAACGCCGGCGGTGAGCCAGCTGGATTTCCGCCTGGATGCGGGCGAGATCATGGGCTTTCTCGGCCCGAACGGGGCTGGCAAGTCGACCACCATGCGCATGCTGGCCGGTGTGCTCGCACCCAGCCATGGCAAGGTCAGCATTGCCGGCATCGACCTGCTGGAAGAACCGCTGCGCGCCAAGCGCATGCTCGGCTACCTGCCGGAAATCCCGCCGCTTTACCCCGAGCTGACCGTCGCCAGCTACCTGCGTTTCGCGGCCGAACTGCGCGATGTCGCGCGGCACGACCTCGACACGGCCGTGGACGATGCCCTCGACCGTTGCGGCCTCGGCGACATGCGGAGCCGCATCATCGGCAACCTGTCCAAGGGCTACCAGCAGCGGGTCGGCATTGCGCAGGCCATCGTGCACGACCCGGCCGTGGTCATCCTCGACGAGCCCACCGTCGGACTCGACCCTTTGCAGATCAATGGCATCCGCGAGCTGATCACCGCGCTCGGTCGCCAGCACACCGTGATCCTGTCCACCCACATCCTGCAGGAAGTCAAAGCCGTGTGTTCACGCGTGCTGCTGCTGCATCGCGGTCGGGTGCAACTGGACCGTTCGATGGACGAACTCGGCAGCGAAGGTGGCCAGCGCATCCGGCTGAAAGCCAGGCAGCTGCCTGACGACGATGCCATTCGGCAGCACCTCGGCAATGACATCGAACGCCTCGACGCCACGACCCTGCTGGTCGGCGGCTCGGACCCGGAGGCCCTGGCCGAGAAAGTCGTCGCCGCAGGCTGGGGCCTGCTCGAAGTGCAACAACAGACAGCCGACCTGGAGTCGCTGTTCCAGCGGCTGGTCGACACCGAGAGGGAGGACGACGCATGA
- a CDS encoding fatty acid desaturase, with protein MRDELLSLPWVGGALDLPFWALVVVTLLAMHITVMGVTLYLHRDATHRGLDLHPVVRHFFRFWLWMTTAMQTKEWVAVHRKHHAKCETDEDPHSPVKLGLKRVLLEGAELYSVEADKPETLETYGRGTPTDWVERNLYSKFPIMGVSILLVVNLVMFGVLGLTMWALQMITIPVLAAGVINGLGHHTGYRTFECKDAATNVMPWGVLMGGEELHNNHHAFPSSAKFALRKYEFDIGWVYIKALSAVGLATVRRVAPTPNEALLPGSLELDNVKAIILARLHVLREYTRSVTLPELKEECAAMGERFNARLKQVFVREGSLLDSAGKERLQAYLERSERLKRVHEFRLKLQGLWESSTASNDKLVQQFKDWVKEAEHSGIRSLEQFAERLKGYQLQPA; from the coding sequence ATGCGTGATGAACTCCTGTCGCTACCCTGGGTGGGTGGTGCGCTAGACCTTCCCTTCTGGGCCCTTGTCGTCGTGACCCTGCTGGCCATGCACATCACGGTGATGGGCGTGACCCTCTACCTGCATCGCGATGCCACGCATCGTGGCCTGGACCTGCACCCGGTGGTGCGACACTTCTTCCGCTTCTGGCTGTGGATGACCACCGCCATGCAGACCAAGGAATGGGTGGCCGTGCATCGCAAGCATCACGCCAAGTGCGAAACCGACGAGGACCCGCACAGCCCGGTGAAGCTCGGTCTCAAGCGCGTGCTGCTCGAAGGCGCGGAGCTCTACTCGGTCGAGGCCGACAAGCCGGAGACCCTGGAGACCTATGGTCGCGGCACGCCGACCGACTGGGTCGAGCGCAATCTCTATTCGAAGTTCCCGATCATGGGTGTCTCCATCCTGCTGGTCGTGAACCTGGTGATGTTCGGCGTGCTTGGCCTGACCATGTGGGCCCTGCAGATGATCACCATCCCCGTGCTGGCGGCTGGCGTGATCAACGGCCTGGGCCATCACACCGGTTACCGGACCTTCGAGTGCAAGGACGCTGCGACCAATGTCATGCCCTGGGGCGTGCTCATGGGCGGTGAAGAGCTGCACAACAATCACCACGCCTTCCCGAGCTCGGCGAAATTCGCGCTGCGCAAGTACGAGTTCGACATCGGCTGGGTCTACATCAAGGCGCTGTCGGCTGTTGGCCTGGCGACCGTGCGCCGCGTGGCGCCGACACCGAACGAGGCGTTGTTGCCTGGCAGCCTCGAGCTCGACAACGTCAAGGCAATCATCCTGGCGCGCCTGCATGTATTGCGCGAGTACACGCGCTCGGTGACCTTGCCGGAACTGAAGGAAGAGTGCGCGGCGATGGGCGAGCGATTCAATGCGCGCCTGAAGCAGGTATTCGTGCGCGAGGGTTCCTTGCTGGACAGTGCCGGGAAGGAACGGCTGCAGGCGTATCTCGAGCGCAGCGAACGCCTCAAGCGCGTGCACGAATTCCGCCTGAAACTGCAGGGCTTGTGGGAGTCGTCCACGGCCAGCAACGACAAGCTGGTGCAGCAATTCAAGGATTGGGTGAAGGAAGCCGAACACAGTGGCATCCGTTCGCTGGAACAGTTTGCCGAGCGGCTGAAGGGTTACCAGCTGCAGCCCGCCTGA
- a CDS encoding M1 family metallopeptidase, with translation MPRFIRTLCLFSALALAGCASGPDKPDDGLVQLYNKRVTPEQAEGWRATALMGGPLRLAQASYDVRHYDLDIAFYPETKSIAGSNTISVRVLADSDLFEIPLDSRLEVSKVTVDGKAPQAVVHEGGLVKIGLADSWKQGERHKVTINYAGVPHEALAPPWSDGMVWKSAEDGSPWVGTTSQGSGGDLWWPVKDHPSDEPDEGMRISLDVPGGLVGLANGRKLSEKRVDGRAISEWEVSYPINQYGVAIAIGPYVAIPTSYTRASGKVEEIIFWALPEHEEEAREMWLDQGPRILAAFEKRFGEYPFWNDKYWVVETPHLGMEHQTLVAYGSNFKLNDFGFDWLLLHETAHEWWGNKVSARDWADWWLHEGFGAYSHAVFVDADSGKQRYLEYMQNSCNAKAFNRYRNPIISGTDVVAEAGYVPEVYDKASCALHSLRWLMEDEDFWAAVYQLQNDPRFAYKTANLADFRGLVNAIDGEPHDWFFQKYFYTAEIPRWTMSRARAADHETVVLEWDDPLFQLPIPVGVNGEVQRVAMQGGKGSLRVPLDAEVTIDPDGWLLALPADPPPEQ, from the coding sequence ATGCCGAGATTCATCCGTACCCTTTGCCTTTTTTCCGCGCTGGCCCTGGCAGGCTGCGCCAGCGGCCCGGACAAGCCCGACGATGGCCTGGTCCAGCTCTATAACAAGCGCGTGACGCCGGAACAGGCAGAAGGCTGGCGGGCGACGGCCCTGATGGGCGGACCGCTGCGCCTTGCTCAGGCCAGCTACGACGTTCGTCATTACGACCTGGACATCGCCTTCTACCCCGAGACGAAATCCATCGCTGGCAGCAACACCATATCGGTGCGCGTACTGGCCGACAGTGACTTGTTCGAAATCCCGCTGGATTCGCGACTCGAGGTCAGCAAGGTGACCGTCGACGGCAAGGCGCCGCAGGCAGTGGTGCACGAAGGCGGCCTGGTGAAAATCGGCCTGGCCGATAGCTGGAAGCAAGGCGAACGTCACAAGGTGACCATCAACTACGCTGGCGTGCCACACGAGGCGCTGGCCCCGCCCTGGTCCGACGGCATGGTCTGGAAGAGCGCCGAGGATGGCTCGCCCTGGGTCGGCACGACCTCGCAAGGCAGCGGTGGCGACCTCTGGTGGCCGGTCAAGGACCACCCCTCCGACGAGCCCGACGAGGGCATGCGCATCTCGCTGGATGTACCCGGGGGCCTGGTCGGCCTGGCCAATGGCAGGAAGCTGTCGGAAAAGCGGGTCGACGGGCGCGCGATCAGCGAATGGGAAGTCAGCTACCCGATCAACCAGTACGGCGTGGCCATCGCCATCGGTCCCTACGTCGCCATTCCGACCTCGTACACGCGAGCCAGCGGCAAGGTCGAGGAAATCATTTTCTGGGCCCTGCCCGAGCATGAAGAAGAAGCTCGCGAGATGTGGCTGGACCAGGGGCCGCGGATCCTGGCCGCGTTCGAGAAGCGCTTTGGCGAATACCCGTTCTGGAACGACAAGTACTGGGTGGTCGAGACACCGCATCTCGGCATGGAGCACCAGACCCTGGTGGCCTATGGCAGCAATTTCAAGCTCAACGACTTCGGTTTTGACTGGCTGCTGCTGCACGAAACGGCCCATGAATGGTGGGGCAACAAGGTCTCGGCGCGCGACTGGGCGGACTGGTGGCTGCACGAGGGTTTTGGTGCCTACTCTCATGCTGTGTTTGTCGATGCGGATTCCGGCAAGCAGCGCTATCTCGAGTACATGCAGAACAGCTGCAATGCCAAGGCATTCAACCGGTACCGCAACCCGATCATTTCCGGCACCGACGTCGTTGCCGAGGCCGGCTACGTGCCGGAGGTCTATGACAAGGCCAGTTGCGCCCTGCATTCGCTGCGCTGGCTGATGGAAGACGAGGATTTCTGGGCCGCGGTCTACCAGTTGCAGAACGACCCGCGCTTCGCCTACAAGACGGCAAACCTGGCCGATTTTCGCGGCCTGGTGAACGCCATCGATGGCGAGCCGCATGACTGGTTCTTCCAGAAGTATTTCTACACGGCCGAGATCCCTCGCTGGACCATGAGCCGTGCGCGCGCTGCCGATCACGAGACCGTCGTGCTGGAATGGGACGATCCCCTTTTCCAGCTGCCGATCCCGGTCGGCGTCAATGGCGAGGTTCAACGCGTGGCCATGCAGGGCGGCAAGGGCAGCCTGCGCGTGCCGCTGGATGCCGAAGTGACAATCGATCCGGACGGCTGGCTGCTGGCCCTGCCCGCGGACCCTCCGCCAGAGCAATGA
- the rpmG gene encoding 50S ribosomal protein L33, which translates to MATGKREKIKLVSSAQTGHFYTTMKNKQNTPEKISMKKYDPVVRKHVEYKEAKIK; encoded by the coding sequence ATGGCAACTGGCAAGCGCGAAAAGATCAAGCTGGTCTCCAGTGCCCAGACGGGACACTTCTACACGACCATGAAGAACAAGCAGAACACCCCGGAAAAGATTTCGATGAAGAAATACGATCCGGTTGTTCGCAAGCACGTCGAATACAAGGAAGCGAAGATCAAGTAA
- the rpmB gene encoding 50S ribosomal protein L28: protein MSRVCQVTGKRPVSGNNVSHANNKTKRRFLPNLHSKRFWVESEGRFVKLRVSTKGLRIIDKKGIDTVLADLRARGEKV, encoded by the coding sequence ATGTCGAGAGTTTGCCAGGTAACCGGCAAGCGACCCGTTAGCGGAAACAACGTGTCGCACGCCAACAACAAGACGAAGCGCCGCTTCCTCCCGAACCTTCATTCGAAGCGTTTCTGGGTGGAATCAGAAGGCCGCTTCGTGAAGCTGCGCGTCTCCACCAAGGGACTGCGCATCATTGACAAGAAGGGTATCGACACGGTCCTCGCCGACCTGCGTGCCCGTGGCGAGAAGGTTTAA
- the radC gene encoding DNA repair protein RadC, which produces MSIRNWPENERPREKLLARGAAWLSDAELLAIFLRTGRAGRSAVDLARDLLVHFKGLRGLLTANREDFCAVAGLGPAKYAQLQAVLEMAGRHLGEALQQPDACVDSASVARYLQARLRDRPHEVFLCLLLDNRHRLLDSLELFRGTIDGASVYPREVVKEALARGAAAVIFAHNHPSGVAEPSAADRQITRRLKNALALVDIRTLDHLVVGDGETVSFAERGLL; this is translated from the coding sequence GGCTGTCCGACGCCGAGCTGCTGGCCATCTTCCTGCGCACGGGTCGAGCCGGCCGCAGCGCCGTCGACCTCGCCCGCGATCTGCTGGTCCATTTCAAGGGCCTGCGTGGCCTGCTGACCGCCAACCGGGAAGACTTCTGCGCTGTCGCCGGCCTCGGACCTGCCAAGTACGCCCAGCTGCAAGCGGTGCTGGAGATGGCCGGCCGCCACCTGGGCGAGGCCCTGCAGCAGCCCGATGCCTGCGTGGATTCCGCCTCGGTCGCCCGCTACTTGCAAGCCCGGCTGCGGGATCGCCCGCATGAAGTCTTTCTCTGCCTGCTGCTGGACAATCGCCACCGGCTGCTGGACAGCCTGGAGCTGTTCCGCGGCACCATCGACGGCGCCAGCGTCTACCCCCGCGAGGTGGTCAAGGAGGCGCTCGCCAGGGGCGCAGCGGCGGTGATTTTCGCCCACAATCACCCTTCGGGCGTGGCCGAGCCCAGCGCCGCCGATCGGCAGATTACGCGCCGTCTCAAGAACGCGCTGGCACTGGTCGATATCCGGACCCTCGACCACCTGGTGGTCGGCGACGGGGAAACGGTCAGTTTCGCGGAACGCGGCCTGCTCTGA